The proteins below are encoded in one region of Syntrophotalea carbinolica DSM 2380:
- a CDS encoding response regulator — protein MPRKLLVAIEIADSRLVHTLQEKLKEIPNLEIAQWFDSAAEKGSLAVKGLPDIILLDDTTDGTSIFNRLQLIRQNFPHAAVFVTSTNQFPQHIVEVMKAGVSEYLVTPINDKVLKNAVEDVRLKLASMGQVSRGSIYSFISSKGGLGSTVLAVNTACALAKHKESRIALFDMSIQSGDATVLLDLYPQTTMSDIVRNYHRLDSSFLLAAMTKHASGLEFMAAPNNPEDYDLIKTEHVSQVLDLARKIYDQVVVDCTSMSINDSNIEIFKMSEVVFLVTDMSVPAIRNCARLIKLLQKLGIDDNHIEVVVNRFIKGGSLSLSDVEKNLGKKVFWLFPNDFKGVVASINKGEPLMSGHSGTPLAKNVGQFVEKVKSPEGKHTFRGIRGAFGKAI, from the coding sequence ATGCCACGTAAACTACTCGTAGCCATTGAAATAGCGGACAGTCGCCTGGTCCACACGCTCCAGGAAAAACTCAAGGAAATACCCAACCTGGAGATCGCGCAGTGGTTCGATTCGGCTGCCGAGAAAGGTTCCCTCGCCGTTAAGGGATTGCCGGATATCATCCTGCTCGACGACACCACCGATGGCACATCCATATTCAACCGCCTCCAACTTATTCGACAGAACTTTCCGCATGCTGCAGTTTTCGTTACATCGACCAACCAGTTTCCGCAACATATCGTTGAAGTCATGAAAGCCGGAGTATCGGAATACCTGGTAACGCCAATCAACGATAAAGTCCTTAAAAACGCCGTGGAGGATGTTCGACTTAAACTTGCCTCCATGGGCCAGGTGTCGCGGGGATCGATCTACAGTTTTATCAGCAGCAAAGGCGGTCTTGGTTCGACCGTTCTAGCCGTCAATACCGCTTGCGCCCTGGCCAAACACAAGGAATCGCGCATTGCCCTTTTCGACATGAGCATTCAGTCGGGCGACGCAACTGTTCTGCTCGATCTCTACCCCCAGACCACCATGAGCGATATCGTCCGCAATTACCATCGACTCGACAGTTCCTTTTTGTTGGCCGCCATGACCAAGCATGCCTCGGGTCTGGAATTTATGGCGGCCCCGAATAACCCCGAAGATTACGATCTCATCAAAACGGAACATGTCTCACAGGTACTGGATCTTGCCCGCAAGATTTATGACCAGGTGGTCGTCGATTGCACCTCCATGTCGATCAACGACAGTAATATCGAAATATTCAAGATGTCCGAGGTTGTTTTCCTTGTCACCGACATGTCGGTTCCTGCAATCCGTAACTGTGCCCGTTTGATCAAACTTTTGCAAAAACTCGGTATCGACGACAATCATATCGAGGTTGTCGTAAATCGCTTCATCAAGGGCGGTTCCTTGAGCCTTAGTGATGTCGAAAAAAATCTTGGCAAAAAGGTTTTCTGGCTTTTCCCCAATGATTTCAAGGGAGTCGTTGCTTCCATCAATAAGGGGGAGCCGCTTATGTCTGGCCACTCAGGCACTCCCCTGGCAAAAAATGTCGGCCAGTTTGTCGAAAAGGTTAAATCACCCGAAGGCAAACACACCTTTCGAGGAATACGCGGAGCCTTCGGAAAGGCTATTTAA
- a CDS encoding CpaF family protein gives MAIKDLFSSGKPASPDVPEPKTGTGERDALFYEIKHKIHNRFVEEANLAALDDLDQAEVKQEIGKIVDYFLREEQVLLNEEEHNALILEILDELTGLGPIEPFFKDPTISDILCNTYKDIYVERRGLLEKTPARFVDNAHLMNIIDRIISRVGRRIDESSPMVDARLADGSRVNAIIPPLSLDGPILSIRRFSVNPLKMDDLINYKTLTPDIATLLAGSVKSKLNIMISGGTGAGKTTLLNILSGFIPGNERIITIEDSAELQLQQEHVIRLETRPASIEGTGMVTQRDLVRNSLRMRPDRIIVGEVRGSEAFDMLQAMNTGHEGSLTTIHSNSPRDSLTRLESMILMTGVNLPEHAMRFMVSSALDMVVQVSRLADGTRKVTSIAEVVGMEGEVITLQDIFVFERQGIDANGKVVGRFHATGIRPKFADKLEVAGVDVPEDLFLAHKYFE, from the coding sequence GTGGCAATCAAGGATCTGTTTTCTTCAGGCAAGCCTGCTTCGCCCGATGTTCCCGAACCCAAAACGGGAACCGGTGAACGGGACGCGTTATTTTATGAAATAAAACACAAGATCCATAACCGCTTCGTGGAAGAAGCCAATCTCGCAGCACTTGATGATCTGGACCAGGCAGAAGTCAAACAGGAAATAGGAAAGATCGTTGACTACTTCCTCAGGGAGGAGCAGGTTCTTCTAAACGAGGAAGAACACAATGCACTGATTCTCGAGATCCTCGATGAATTGACGGGGCTCGGTCCTATTGAACCGTTTTTCAAAGACCCCACTATTTCGGATATTCTCTGCAACACGTACAAGGATATCTATGTAGAACGAAGGGGCCTGCTGGAAAAAACTCCGGCCCGATTCGTCGATAACGCCCATTTGATGAACATCATCGACCGTATCATTTCGCGGGTCGGACGCCGGATCGACGAATCGTCCCCTATGGTTGATGCCCGACTGGCTGATGGCTCCCGCGTTAACGCCATCATCCCTCCCCTGTCCCTTGACGGACCGATCCTGTCCATTCGACGGTTTTCCGTCAATCCTTTGAAAATGGACGATCTCATCAACTACAAAACCCTGACGCCGGATATCGCCACTCTGCTGGCGGGTAGCGTAAAATCCAAACTGAATATCATGATTTCCGGCGGTACCGGTGCCGGTAAAACCACCTTACTGAATATTCTGTCCGGTTTTATCCCCGGTAATGAACGCATCATCACTATCGAGGATTCTGCCGAACTGCAACTCCAGCAGGAGCATGTGATCCGCCTCGAAACGCGACCCGCCAGTATCGAAGGCACCGGCATGGTGACCCAGCGTGATCTGGTTCGCAACAGTCTGCGCATGCGTCCCGACCGCATTATCGTCGGCGAGGTTCGCGGCTCGGAGGCTTTCGACATGCTGCAGGCCATGAATACCGGCCATGAGGGATCCTTGACCACCATTCACTCGAACTCGCCAAGAGATTCCCTGACCCGACTTGAATCCATGATTCTCATGACCGGCGTCAATCTTCCGGAACACGCCATGCGCTTCATGGTTTCCTCGGCTTTGGACATGGTTGTTCAGGTGTCCCGTCTGGCCGATGGAACACGTAAGGTAACGTCGATAGCAGAAGTTGTCGGCATGGAAGGTGAGGTCATCACCCTGCAGGACATCTTTGTTTTCGAACGGCAGGGGATCGATGCCAACGGCAAGGTCGTCGGACGATTCCATGCCACGGGTATTCGACCTAAATTTGCGGACAAACTGGAGGTAGCCGGCGTCGACGTCCCTGAAGATCTGTTCCTTGCCCATAAATACTTTGAATAA
- a CDS encoding type II secretion system F family protein, protein MDLLDTLIMATVFLFTTSVVALLFMAWSESRFAEKKAIKKRLLYISAGGKHGREKLLNYRDKVLRNAGTVQKLALKMPRVSTLDRMLLKSGLPFNASVFVLLSLSLGLIALLLGLKFIPYTFITIALAILIFCLPFAYLKLAENTYHARFQDQLPEALDLLARALRSGHAMTSGLEMVAAEMDPPISSEFGAAVDEINLGLTFQEAFENLCERVPSTDLRFFAISVIIQRETGGNVAEILDSISRLIRERIQFKRQVKALTAEGRLSAMVLIGLPIALFGYIFFVNHQYLSLLWTEPLGQYMLAGAIVLQILGAFIIKKIVTIEL, encoded by the coding sequence ATGGATCTTCTTGATACCCTCATAATGGCCACGGTTTTCCTGTTTACCACCTCAGTGGTGGCCCTGCTCTTTATGGCTTGGTCGGAAAGCCGTTTTGCAGAAAAAAAAGCCATTAAAAAACGCCTTTTGTATATCTCGGCCGGGGGCAAACACGGTCGGGAAAAGTTGCTGAATTATCGTGACAAGGTGCTACGAAACGCCGGTACGGTTCAAAAGCTGGCATTGAAAATGCCCCGCGTAAGCACTCTGGATCGTATGCTTCTCAAATCCGGATTGCCATTTAACGCAAGTGTCTTCGTACTGCTGAGTTTATCATTGGGCCTGATCGCCTTGTTATTGGGGTTGAAATTCATCCCATATACTTTCATCACTATTGCCCTGGCTATCCTGATTTTTTGCTTGCCATTCGCATATCTGAAACTTGCAGAAAATACTTATCACGCTAGATTTCAAGATCAACTGCCGGAAGCCCTCGACCTGCTGGCAAGAGCACTGCGCTCCGGCCACGCCATGACCTCAGGGCTTGAAATGGTCGCCGCCGAAATGGACCCGCCGATCAGTTCCGAATTCGGCGCCGCTGTCGACGAGATAAATCTGGGGCTGACTTTTCAGGAGGCTTTCGAAAACCTCTGTGAACGCGTTCCCAGTACCGATCTGAGATTTTTCGCTATTTCCGTCATCATTCAACGCGAAACCGGCGGCAATGTGGCTGAAATCCTCGATAGCATCAGCCGGCTTATCCGCGAACGAATTCAGTTTAAACGACAGGTCAAAGCCTTGACCGCCGAGGGTCGATTATCCGCCATGGTATTGATCGGCTTGCCCATAGCTTTGTTTGGTTACATCTTTTTCGTCAACCATCAGTATCTGTCCCTTCTGTGGACCGAACCATTGGGCCAATACATGCTGGCAGGCGCTATAGTGCTCCAGATATTGGGTGCCTTCATTATTAAAAAGATCGTCACCATCGAGTTGTAA
- a CDS encoding type II secretion system F family protein: MNTILNVYYRLLENAGYWAVLILTFLTVALIVMGIYLLFLRKSREEERLEKLLPSSKIPFKKKPKLLEGEGNGFVTRFAKPIDEIVANKPGALHKSIRLRLIQAGWRSNAAYYNFITTKVLLGLIFPLSYLISRFFFTFSLQFVLLCLLLAIIGFGLPDSILGFVVRSRQNRIMRALPDALDLMVVCVEAGLGLDMTFRRVGEEIRPLSHDLSDEFHLTNLEIRAGKPRNECFKNMSLRTGVPEVSNLMTILIQTSRFGTSLAKALRVHSDAMRIKRRQIAEEKAAKSTVKLIFPLVFFIFPAIFVVLVGPGVIRIINVLFPAMGG, from the coding sequence ATGAACACCATCTTGAATGTGTATTATCGGTTACTGGAAAATGCAGGGTATTGGGCCGTACTTATCCTGACATTTCTGACAGTGGCCCTGATTGTTATGGGGATTTACCTGCTCTTCCTGCGTAAATCACGAGAAGAGGAACGCCTGGAGAAGCTGTTACCTTCTTCCAAGATTCCTTTCAAAAAGAAACCCAAACTGCTTGAAGGCGAAGGAAACGGCTTTGTTACACGCTTTGCCAAACCGATCGATGAAATTGTCGCCAATAAACCGGGCGCTCTGCATAAATCGATCAGGTTGCGCCTTATTCAGGCAGGATGGCGCTCGAATGCCGCTTATTACAACTTCATCACCACAAAAGTTCTGCTCGGTCTGATCTTCCCGCTGTCTTACCTGATCTCACGATTTTTCTTCACCTTCTCCCTGCAATTCGTCCTGCTGTGCCTATTGCTGGCTATCATCGGTTTCGGCCTCCCCGATAGTATCCTCGGCTTCGTTGTTCGATCGCGCCAGAACCGTATCATGCGCGCTCTGCCGGATGCACTCGACCTGATGGTAGTCTGCGTCGAAGCTGGACTGGGGCTTGATATGACCTTTCGCCGAGTAGGCGAAGAAATCCGGCCCTTAAGCCACGATCTGAGCGATGAATTTCATCTGACCAATCTTGAAATCAGAGCCGGGAAACCCCGTAATGAATGTTTTAAAAACATGTCCTTACGAACCGGAGTACCCGAAGTAAGCAATCTCATGACCATCCTGATTCAAACGAGCCGATTCGGCACAAGCCTGGCCAAGGCATTGCGGGTTCATTCCGATGCTATGCGCATAAAGCGACGCCAGATCGCCGAAGAAAAAGCGGCCAAATCAACCGTTAAGCTTATATTTCCCCTGGTGTTCTTTATCTTCCCTGCAATCTTCGTTGTTCTCGTAGGTCCGGGTGTGATAAGAATCATAAATGTGCTGTTCCCCGCCATGGGGGGCTAA
- a CDS encoding tetratricopeptide repeat protein, whose amino-acid sequence MKNPTITPCLTSAPRAATGLLCSLLLICMVACAPVADPYHQRIAKLTVLENGDDDSFKEKIADLPAEDLTEKGNVYLNQGNLELARLHFSAALQKQPEFLPPLAGMGQVFFKRGNTARAREIFNTVLEKDPQNMVAMLGLARLARSRGDYATAETLLERLYALHPENPLIMSELAITYDSIGQDRLIKAEPLHKQVLELQPDIPAGYNNLGFNYLLQGLYSEAVPFFSKALAIDPADVRAKNNLATAFLLNNEEIRALQLFEDTLGKPAAYNNIGYLYMTQGNWDKAERSFRKALELNPVFYLRAQQNLERLNSLRSQPAD is encoded by the coding sequence TTGAAAAATCCGACTATTACGCCTTGCCTTACCTCCGCACCCAGGGCGGCCACAGGCTTGTTGTGCTCTTTACTGCTTATATGCATGGTGGCTTGCGCGCCTGTCGCAGATCCCTACCACCAGAGAATTGCTAAACTGACCGTTCTGGAAAACGGAGACGACGACTCCTTCAAGGAAAAAATAGCCGATCTTCCGGCGGAAGATTTAACCGAAAAAGGCAATGTATACCTTAACCAGGGAAATCTGGAGCTGGCAAGACTGCACTTCTCCGCCGCCCTCCAAAAACAGCCGGAATTCCTCCCTCCCCTGGCTGGCATGGGGCAGGTTTTCTTCAAACGTGGCAATACAGCCAGGGCCCGGGAGATCTTCAATACGGTTCTTGAAAAAGACCCGCAAAATATGGTTGCGATGCTCGGCCTTGCCAGACTGGCCAGAAGTCGTGGCGATTATGCAACAGCCGAAACATTGCTGGAGAGGCTCTATGCTCTCCATCCCGAAAACCCGCTGATCATGAGTGAACTGGCCATAACCTATGACAGTATCGGGCAGGATAGACTCATCAAAGCCGAACCTTTACACAAGCAGGTTCTGGAACTACAACCGGACATACCGGCCGGATATAACAACCTCGGTTTCAATTACCTTCTTCAGGGGCTTTACAGCGAAGCGGTTCCCTTCTTCTCCAAAGCTCTGGCCATCGATCCTGCCGATGTGCGTGCAAAGAACAATCTCGCAACGGCTTTTCTGCTTAACAACGAAGAGATACGTGCTTTACAACTTTTCGAGGACACCCTTGGCAAGCCTGCCGCTTACAACAATATCGGTTACCTGTACATGACCCAGGGGAACTGGGACAAAGCGGAGAGATCTTTCCGGAAAGCCCTGGAACTCAATCCGGTTTTCTATCTGCGCGCCCAGCAAAACCTTGAGCGCCTCAATAGCCTGCGCTCCCAGCCGGCAGACTGA
- a CDS encoding methyltransferase domain-containing protein has protein sequence MDLKEEAILKDTISDHWYYVSKGRALRTFLGDLRAQEVLDIGAGSGVFSRQMLDEGRCNSAVCVDPYYTDEKIEWHKGKQIQFVKGLTNHSTSLLLMMDVLEHVSDDLVFMKNYVGHMEKGGYALITVPAFQFLWSGHDVFLEHYRRYTIKTMEELIVQSGLTPIKSRYFFGCLFPIVAGIRMIKGIFSGRGALKAQSELKSYPEWLNRLLIIAHDLERQSFFGSNKLFGLSVFCLCRKD, from the coding sequence ATGGATCTGAAGGAAGAAGCCATCCTTAAAGATACAATTTCCGATCACTGGTATTACGTATCGAAAGGGAGAGCTTTACGAACATTTCTAGGAGATCTTCGCGCACAGGAAGTTCTGGATATTGGTGCGGGATCCGGTGTCTTCTCCCGACAGATGTTAGATGAAGGGCGATGCAACAGTGCGGTCTGTGTGGATCCCTATTATACCGATGAAAAAATAGAATGGCATAAAGGGAAGCAGATTCAGTTCGTCAAAGGCCTTACAAATCACTCCACCAGCCTTTTGCTGATGATGGATGTTTTGGAACATGTTTCTGATGACTTGGTTTTTATGAAGAACTATGTCGGGCACATGGAAAAGGGCGGATATGCTCTGATTACCGTTCCTGCCTTTCAGTTTTTATGGTCCGGGCATGATGTCTTTCTGGAGCATTACAGACGCTATACCATTAAAACCATGGAAGAGCTTATTGTGCAATCGGGGCTGACTCCTATAAAGAGTCGCTATTTTTTTGGATGCCTTTTCCCAATTGTCGCTGGAATCCGAATGATAAAGGGGATTTTTTCCGGCCGTGGTGCGTTAAAGGCGCAAAGTGAATTGAAGAGTTACCCTGAATGGTTAAACAGGCTATTGATCATAGCACATGACCTTGAGCGTCAATCTTTTTTTGGTTCTAATAAATTGTTCGGTCTCAGTGTTTTTTGTCTGTGCCGAAAAGATTAG
- a CDS encoding dolichyl-phosphate beta-glucosyltransferase, with protein MTNDHRMLSVVVPAYNEEKRLSASLEVLCEKVGLFFPRFEIIVVDDGSTDKTADIVMTHSRKYSDVRLIRYEKNRGKGYAVRTGVLAAKGDFVLFSDADLSTPIEEVEKLFGALADGADVAIGSRAVRQSLILKSQPLYRMVMGKTFNKFVQLLAIPGILDTQCGFKLFTRSAALNLFRDCRIDGFGFDVEVLFLARKRGMDIREIGVSWVNSPDSKVHPIVDSARMLQDLVVIRRHALLGDYGDLRLPQAKIETVSPD; from the coding sequence ATGACAAATGATCATAGAATGCTGTCGGTTGTGGTTCCTGCGTACAACGAAGAAAAACGTTTGTCCGCATCTTTAGAGGTTCTTTGTGAAAAGGTCGGGCTGTTTTTCCCTCGTTTTGAAATTATTGTCGTGGATGATGGTAGTACCGATAAAACAGCGGATATCGTTATGACCCATAGCCGAAAATATTCGGATGTCCGCCTTATTCGTTATGAAAAAAACCGGGGCAAAGGCTATGCTGTTCGTACCGGTGTATTGGCTGCAAAGGGCGATTTCGTGTTGTTCAGCGATGCCGACTTATCAACACCTATCGAAGAGGTTGAGAAGTTGTTTGGTGCACTCGCGGATGGAGCCGATGTCGCTATAGGGTCGCGGGCTGTGCGCCAATCGCTGATTCTAAAGAGTCAGCCTCTTTACCGTATGGTGATGGGGAAAACTTTTAATAAATTTGTACAGCTGCTGGCGATCCCCGGTATTTTAGATACGCAATGCGGATTTAAGCTTTTCACGCGTTCTGCCGCTTTAAATCTTTTCAGAGATTGTCGCATTGATGGTTTTGGTTTCGATGTGGAGGTTCTTTTTCTTGCGCGTAAAAGAGGCATGGATATACGCGAGATTGGCGTAAGCTGGGTCAATTCACCCGATAGCAAAGTACATCCCATCGTTGATTCGGCACGTATGCTCCAAGATTTGGTTGTTATTCGCAGACATGCGTTGTTGGGGGATTACGGGGATTTAAGATTGCCACAAGCTAAAATCGAAACAGTATCTCCCGATTAA
- a CDS encoding phosphatase PAP2 family protein: MRNYIAEILKGNRGYQTKEDIPAVGVILQHLKRIVFCFKGSLLENAILIYICFFYYMLTFVVGAFLGHRITAKIDFYYFIFFQYFIAFFFLLWSAETIYYLIKNLDMGFSGIPLIWSSSRKKYLNKETISRFLVIYSIIPLFMCSYCSLKQTIPLFHKFSFDIFLYNLDKAIHFHHSPWEILHPILGHPIITRIIDFSYLAWGSIFVYSMLYMACHKDRRLRLQFFISLSLCWVVIGNLLAILLASAGPCYFSEVTGVTPSPYAGLFEYLRSIPDLKVVFNQELLWRAFKAGIYMPLGGISAMPSMHVSIAVLLALLYRNFNRWAGWLLTVFAIVIGVGSIHLGWHYAIDGYVSTLLTILIWNAVGACFRKGVRCREKSQHSFPEGTVRIDLDSGKEDNEPQH, from the coding sequence ATGAGAAATTATATAGCAGAAATTCTTAAAGGCAACCGTGGGTACCAAACAAAAGAAGACATACCAGCCGTCGGAGTTATACTCCAACATTTAAAAAGGATTGTTTTTTGTTTTAAAGGTTCTTTATTGGAAAATGCGATTCTTATTTACATTTGTTTTTTCTATTACATGTTAACGTTTGTGGTTGGCGCATTTTTGGGACATAGGATTACCGCTAAAATTGATTTTTATTATTTCATTTTCTTTCAGTACTTCATCGCTTTCTTTTTTCTATTATGGTCTGCTGAAACGATATATTACCTCATAAAGAACTTGGACATGGGGTTTTCCGGTATACCTCTAATATGGTCAAGCTCGAGAAAAAAATACCTCAACAAGGAAACAATCAGTCGGTTTCTGGTTATCTATTCTATCATTCCTCTCTTCATGTGTTCCTACTGCAGCCTGAAACAGACAATCCCACTATTTCATAAATTTTCATTTGATATATTTCTGTATAATTTAGATAAGGCGATCCACTTTCATCATTCTCCTTGGGAAATTTTGCACCCCATTCTTGGTCATCCAATAATTACACGCATAATCGATTTTTCCTATCTTGCGTGGGGCTCGATTTTTGTATACTCAATGTTATACATGGCTTGCCATAAAGATCGCAGATTACGTCTGCAATTTTTTATCTCTTTGTCTTTGTGCTGGGTAGTGATAGGTAACCTACTGGCCATCCTGCTGGCCTCGGCCGGGCCCTGTTATTTTTCCGAGGTAACCGGTGTAACCCCCAGTCCTTACGCGGGGCTTTTCGAATATTTACGCAGCATTCCCGACCTCAAGGTCGTATTTAACCAGGAGCTACTGTGGAGAGCATTTAAAGCAGGGATTTATATGCCTTTGGGCGGTATCTCCGCCATGCCGAGCATGCACGTTTCCATTGCCGTCTTGTTGGCTCTTCTATATAGGAATTTCAACCGATGGGCTGGATGGTTATTGACTGTTTTTGCGATCGTTATCGGGGTGGGATCAATACATCTTGGATGGCATTATGCGATAGATGGCTACGTCAGCACGCTACTGACCATTCTCATCTGGAACGCGGTAGGAGCATGTTTCAGAAAAGGGGTAAGGTGCCGCGAAAAAAGCCAACATTCTTTTCCAGAAGGAACTGTTCGGATAGATCTTGACAGCGGAAAAGAGGACAATGAACCTCAACACTGA
- a CDS encoding GSU3473 family protein: MMISVRYKDGTYDRIKNIYLDYLIATNKVDVFWRSSGPVVVGRDPVRGQQNTSFYRGVERRGH; the protein is encoded by the coding sequence ATGATGATTTCTGTCCGTTATAAAGACGGGACCTACGATCGGATCAAAAATATCTATCTCGATTACCTTATCGCTACAAACAAAGTCGATGTTTTCTGGAGATCCTCAGGGCCTGTGGTCGTGGGACGGGATCCTGTCAGAGGTCAGCAAAACACCTCGTTTTATCGAGGTGTTGAGCGCAGGGGCCATTGA